One genomic window of Manihot esculenta cultivar AM560-2 chromosome 16, M.esculenta_v8, whole genome shotgun sequence includes the following:
- the LOC110603322 gene encoding uncharacterized protein LOC110603322: MAPPELAELRKQLDELLEAGFIRPTKAPFGAPVLFQKKQDRSLRLCVDYRALNKVTVRNKYPIPLIAELFDQLGQERFFTKLDLWSGLVYLDDIVVYNSFMEEHKEHLRLVFEKLRENRLFSKREKCAFSQTKIKFLGHVIERGRTDASNLALGGVLMQDGHPIAFESRKLKDAEICYTAQEKELLAVIHCLRTWRHYLLGSKFVVKTNNTGVSHFFSQPKLSPKQARWQECLAEFDFQFEYKPGSFNRVANTLSRKSEVFTLNRIAHMSRSQVEE; encoded by the exons ATGGCACCACCAGAATTGGCAGAGTTGAGGAAACAACTAGATGAATTATTGGAAGCTGGATTCATACGACCAACAAAAGCCCCATTTGGTGCTCCGGTGCTCTTTCAAAAGAAACAAGACAGAAGCTTGAGATTGTGTGTAGATTATCGAGCACTAAACAAAGTGACTGTGCGGAACAAGTACCCTATACCTCTGATTGCAGAGCTGTTTGATCAACTGGGCCAAGAAAGATTCTTCACGAAATTAGATCTCTGGTCAGGGT TGGTCTATCTTGATGATATTGTGGTGTACAACTCCTTTATGGAGGAACACAAGGAACATCTTCGTTTAGTCTTTGAAAAGTTGAGAGAGAATAGACTCTTCTCGAAGAGAGAAAAATGTGCTTTTTCTCAAACCAAAATCAAGTTCTTAGGCCATGTGATTGAACGAGGGCGC ACTGATGCATCAAATTTAGCATTGGGGGGAGTATTAATGCAAGACGGTCATCCAATTGCTTTTGAAAGTCGTAAGCTGAAAGATGCAGAGATTTGTTACACCGCCCAGGAAAAGGAGTTATTAGCAGTTATACATTGTTTGCGTACATGGAGGCATTACTTATTGGGGTCAAAGTTTGTAGTAAAGACAAACAATACCGGTGTCAGCCATTTCTTTTCACAACCAAAATTATCACCAAAACAAGCCAGGTGGCAGGAATGCTTAGCTGAATTCGACTTTCAATTCGAATACAAACCTGGGAGTTTCAATAGAGTTGCAAATACATTGAGTAGAAAGTCAGAAGTGTTCACCCTTAACCGTATAGCTCATATGTCTCGAAGTCAAGTGGAGGAATGA